The following DNA comes from Rhipicephalus microplus isolate Deutch F79 chromosome 6, USDA_Rmic, whole genome shotgun sequence.
TCGCACGTAATAGTAGCAGTCTAATCTGTTCAATACGtactttttattatatttttgaaGACTTCGTATATGAACTGCAGGTTGGCGTAGCGGTACGGCCAGAGACTAAAAAACCTGTTTTCGCCGCTGTGGAAGTAGTTCTCGTTGCAGATGGAGCTGTACGGGTCCGTGCAAAGCGTCTCCTTCGTTAAGTGTTGGTCGATGTACTGGGCTATATGGACAATTCAACAGAAGGTCAGTCAGTACCGTTGCTGAGAGATACTTGGTAATAAGCCAGTCGGCTCATTACGCCTTACGTGCTCTAAATATTTAAGAACCCCGTGCAAACTGATAAATAAAGGAAGGGTACGAACTTCCAACTGTTCGAATGCAATAAAAAAACTGGCATTCACTTCGAGATAAATGACACTCTGACGAAAAGAGAGCAACTGACGTGTTGCTGTTACAGTTCACTTATAGTTTGCTAACATGAAGGACCTCGAACAAATAATTCACGCGTGGCTGCATCCTTACTTGCAGCAATTGAAGATGCTTACCAGGTGAATGCGGGGCTCCCATCGACGTATACTTGGCAATGGGCAGGTAGGGAGACATATTCGAAAGGGTATTTACTGAAGTTTGTTGGCTAACAGCTACCACTGGTTCGAGCAGCAGTAACTTAGGACGGCACCATTCTCTAAACAATGTATACAGTCGTTAGTTTACGCATCATACTGTgctgtgttttctttgtttcggTCATACCTGGCCGCACATCACAGCATCTAGGTGTACCAATTAGTCGCTGTTGTAGATAAGGACAAATAGAACGCCGTTAATTTCTACCAGCTATGTCTTTGTTTTCTCTCTGTCCCTTGTTTTCAGTCCCGCTGCTCGAAGCAGGGTGAGATGCATGCGCTACATCTTTACCTATGAAATGATTAACAGCAGCTTCTCAACTGCGATGTTAGTGCTCTAGTGCAGTTGAACACTCACAAGCTTAGCGCTCACCTTCTCACATGCTCCGCGCCCCCACCATATCTCCCGATTTGCGATAAGTCGTCATAACGTTTACGGCTCATAATACAGTACCACCACGTTCTGGTGATAGTTAACGACAAAGCATCAGAAGCGTTTTTTCAAATTCAACTATTTAATCATCGACACCTATgccgtgatgaaaaaaaaagaaacgtcattCATGCCCACCGTTTCACGTTCGAATGAGTCGGCTCCGCACCCCGCGTCTCTCTGACGTCTAATCGGAGAGGCCCACTCGTCGGTTTCTGGCTTTTTGAGGGGCTGCAGAATGATCGCTACACGGATTTCGTGTTTTGAACTGTACTGTCATAACAATGTTAGGATGCGTACAAAGCTGGCACAGGTATAACCTCATACTCGTAACATAGCATCTTGGCATACAACCCCCATTCTTGATAGTAAATACTACGTAaattcccatatatatatatatatatatatatatatatatatatatatatatatatatatatatatatatatatatatatatatatatatcgatagaTAATCCCCGACACTTCATCAGCGTTCCGTAGGTACTGTCTGTACTTGTTGCGAGCTCCTTTATAAGAAGTTATTCGTACTGAAGAAATAAAGCTTTATTTGGATGCTGAACTAA
Coding sequences within:
- the LOC142764756 gene encoding uncharacterized protein LOC142764756 isoform X2: MFIVVVMFALVYLIISSKLILDRIELPESSALVITYPPECIQPNHSIICLPEAQYIDQHLTKETLCTDPYSSICNENYFHSGENRFFSLWPYRYANLQFIYEVFKNIIKSTY